CTTGGTGTTTACATGTACCTAGGAATATAGAAGTTAAAATTACAGCAAAAACTGAATTGGAAGTATTGGTACAAAAAACAGAGAATTCAAGGAAGTTTCAATCTAAACTATATACTCCAGAGGATTGTGGAACTGAAATTTTTGGTGATGATGTATGGGGGAATACAGCTAAAAGAATGGTGAGGACAATATTTGATTATAATAATGCTCCTTATTCAAATCTAGTAATAGGTGAGGTTATAAATACTCCTGGTAAATGGTCTAGTTATATTCCACATCATCATCCGCAGCCAGAAATTTATTTCTATAAATTCACCAAACCACAAGGTTTTGGTGCATGCTTTATAGGTGATGATGTGTTTAAAGTAACTCATAATAGTATGTCAGCAATTCCTGGAGGTTTAACACATCCTCAAGTAACAGCACCAGGTTATGGTATGTATTATTGCTGGATGATTAGGCATTTAGATGGAAATCCATGGACAGATAGAATAAATGAAAAAGAACATGAATGGTTATTAGATCCTGATGTAAAAATTTGGCCAGATAAATAAATTCAATATATTAAATAGAATTGGGGAGTTGATACAATGGCAACATTAGAGGAACAAAAATATGTAGGTGAATTAATTGAGAGAGCAAGAAAAGCTCAAAAGATTGCTGAAGGATATGACCAGGAAAGAGTAGATCATTTAGTAACAGCAATTGTATGGAATATTGTAAAACCAGGAACTATTGAAGAAATTTCAGAACTTGCTGTAGAAGAAACAGAACTTGGAAATTATGAATCTAAATATGGAAAGCTAATGACCAAACTTAAAGGTGCCTTAAGGGATATGAAAGGCAAAAAAAGTATGGGTATTATTGAAAGAGATGAAGAAAAAGGATTAATGAAAATAGCAAAGCCTGTAGGAGTTGTAGGTGCAATAATACCTACTACAAACCCGGAAGCGACACCTGTATTAAAAGCTATAATGGCAATAAAAACTAGAAATGCAGTTGTAATGTCACCACACCCAAGAGCTAAGAAAACAAATACAGTGATAGTTAACATAATTAGAGATGTATTAAAAAAATACGATGCACCAGAAGATTTAGTAATAGGTATAGAAGAACCAACACTAGGTATTACACAAGAACTAATGAAACAATCTGATTTAGTACTAGCAACAGGAGGAGGAGGAATGGTAAAGGCTGCTTATTCATCGGGGACACCAGCTTATGGAGTAGGAGTAGGGAATGCTGTAGTGGTGGTAGATGAAACTGCTGATATTAAAGATGCTGCAAATAAAGTAATGAGATCTAAAACTTTTGACTATGCAACATCTTGTTCTGCAGAAAACTCTTTGGTTATACAAGAAGATATATATGATGAATTAGTAGAAGCATTGAAAGCAGAAGGTGGATATCTAGTAAATGAAGAAGAAAAAGAAAAGCTGCAAAAAGGTATGTGGATAGATGGAGTTTTAAGTAGAGACATAGTAGCTCAACCAGTAGAAAAAATAGCAGAAGTTGCTGGAATAGATTTACCGGAAGGTAGTAAATTTATTATGGTAGAAGAAGACAAGGTAGGAGAAGAATATCCATTCTCTGGAGAAAAATTATCTATGGTAGTTGCACTATATAAATACAAAGAGTTTTCAGAAGCCATAGATAGAGTAAATGAAATTACAGATTATCAAGGGAAAGGTCATTCTTGCGGAATACATTCAATAGATGAAGCTCATATAGAGGAATTTGCATTGAAAACATATACAAGTCGTGTAATGGTAAGACAACCTCAATGTTTATCTAACAGTGGTGCTTGGACAAATGGAATGCCAATGACTCTAAGTCTTGGTTGTGGAATATGGGGAGGAAATATATCTAATGAAAATATAACTTGGAAACACCTATTAAATACAACTTGGGTTTCATATCCAATAGCAGATAATCAGCCTACAGATGAAGAGTTATTTGGAGATGTAATGAACGAATAATTAATTTTCTCTAAATTTAAAAATATAAAATGCCAGTAATCTTGACTATTAGGTATCTATAGATGTTAATCAAGGTTACTGGCATATACCTGTTCAAGTAGAAAGAGAAATGGAATTACAAGGAGGGTCAAAGTGAAGGATAAAATTAATAAACTAATAGAATCCAAGGAGAAAATAAAACTTGGCGGAGGAGAAAAAAGAATCGAAAAACAACACAAATCTGGCAAATTAACAGCTAGAGAAAGAATTAATCTATTATTAGATGAAAATAGTTTTATTGAAATTGATGCCTTTGTAGAACATAGATGTACAAATTTTGGCATGGAAGAAAAAGAGGCCCCATCCGAAGGAGTTGTAACTGGATATGGGACAGTAGATGGAAGATTAGTCTTTGTATATTCCCAAGACTTTACAGTATTAGGTGGTTCCCTTGGCGAAAAACATGCGGATAAAATATGCAAGGTTCAAGAAATGGCGGTGAAAATGGGTGCTCCTATTGTAGGATTTAATGATTCTGGTGGAGCGAGAATACAAGAAGGTGTAGATGCTTTATCAGGTTATGGAAAAATATTTTATAGAAATACAATGGCCTCAGGAGTAGTACCGCAGATATCAGTAATAGTAGGTCCTAGCGCAGGAGGAGCAGTATATTCACCAGCATTAACAGACTTTATCTTCATGGTAGAGAATGTAAGTAGAATGTTCATAACAGGTCCACAAGTAATAAAGACAGTAACTGGTGAAGATGTGTCTCAAGAGGAATT
This DNA window, taken from Tissierellales bacterium, encodes the following:
- a CDS encoding 5-deoxy-glucuronate isomerase, yielding MFENLNIDFGYNTLAEIDGKHKNMLMDVGVYKLKKDENIVLKDEEKETAILLLDGKVNIEWEDKKETMERNSVFDEEPWCLHVPRNIEVKITAKTELEVLVQKTENSRKFQSKLYTPEDCGTEIFGDDVWGNTAKRMVRTIFDYNNAPYSNLVIGEVINTPGKWSSYIPHHHPQPEIYFYKFTKPQGFGACFIGDDVFKVTHNSMSAIPGGLTHPQVTAPGYGMYYCWMIRHLDGNPWTDRINEKEHEWLLDPDVKIWPDK
- a CDS encoding carboxyl transferase domain-containing protein, which encodes MKDKINKLIESKEKIKLGGGEKRIEKQHKSGKLTARERINLLLDENSFIEIDAFVEHRCTNFGMEEKEAPSEGVVTGYGTVDGRLVFVYSQDFTVLGGSLGEKHADKICKVQEMAVKMGAPIVGFNDSGGARIQEGVDALSGYGKIFYRNTMASGVVPQISVIVGPSAGGAVYSPALTDFIFMVENVSRMFITGPQVIKTVTGEDVSQEELGGAKTHNGTSGVAHFMDQNEEEAIERIKELLSYLPSNNLEDSPSVENNDDINRIEERLNELVPVNPNKPYDMKEII
- a CDS encoding aldehyde dehydrogenase family protein, whose protein sequence is MATLEEQKYVGELIERARKAQKIAEGYDQERVDHLVTAIVWNIVKPGTIEEISELAVEETELGNYESKYGKLMTKLKGALRDMKGKKSMGIIERDEEKGLMKIAKPVGVVGAIIPTTNPEATPVLKAIMAIKTRNAVVMSPHPRAKKTNTVIVNIIRDVLKKYDAPEDLVIGIEEPTLGITQELMKQSDLVLATGGGGMVKAAYSSGTPAYGVGVGNAVVVVDETADIKDAANKVMRSKTFDYATSCSAENSLVIQEDIYDELVEALKAEGGYLVNEEEKEKLQKGMWIDGVLSRDIVAQPVEKIAEVAGIDLPEGSKFIMVEEDKVGEEYPFSGEKLSMVVALYKYKEFSEAIDRVNEITDYQGKGHSCGIHSIDEAHIEEFALKTYTSRVMVRQPQCLSNSGAWTNGMPMTLSLGCGIWGGNISNENITWKHLLNTTWVSYPIADNQPTDEELFGDVMNE